One Gordonia pseudamarae genomic window, GTGGCACCCACCGCCACCAACGACGAGGTGACGACGGCGGCCCCCACAGCGGCCGACGACCCCGCCGACGACCCCGCCGACGACCGGACCGCGGTCGAGACCACGTCGCCGTCGAACTGACCCGGGTACGCGGTGCGGCAGCACGCCGGACCGGTACACGGGCAGAAGCCGACAATGCCGACACCGCGGACGGTGCCGACATTGCTGTTGTCTCGGCATTGCTGTTGTCGAAGGCCGGATATCCGGACGTCAGTGATCGGTGCCGGTGATGAAATGGCCGTGTGCGTCTGTGTAGCCGCGGCAGTAGTCCCACGTGACGTAGTCGTCGGGGCGAGGATCGACAGCGGGCTCGTGCGGGCGCACCGTACCATCCACCAACAGTTGAAGTAGATTGGCGCGCAACATCTCCCAATCGTGATAATGATCTTCACGACAGTCCTCGCACATTACCACCAGGCCGCGCACACCGCGTTGGGCCAGCAACGCCTCATACACCGCGAGATCGGCCAGATCCTCCTCGACGGCCATCCGCTCGCTCTCGTCGAGCGGGATGCCCGGTTCAATCGCGTCCAGGGCGGCCGACGGGTCGCTGGGATCGCCCGCGAACGGATCCGGGGGAAGGCCAGGGGGAAGGTGATCACGCACGTGCTCCACGGTAACCGATCAACCACCACATGTGGGACAACGTCGTCCGGGCGAATGCCGCTGTGCGGCGGGCCCGAGCGGGCGCTTGCTCCGGAGCGGGCCGTCGCGGTGGTGTATGTGGTGCGGTCAACACGATTCCTGGTTGGGCCGACGGTGCCGATAAGATGGAACGATGACGCACGTTCACACCGGTGGAGACGACCCCGGCAAGGTCGCGATGCTCGGTCTCACCTTCGACGACGTCCTGCTGTTGCCCTCGGCGTCGGATGTGATTCCCAGTGACGTCGACACGTCCTCGAGGGTCACCCGCAACATCACCCTCCGGGTACCGCTCGTCAGTTCGGCGATGGACACCGTCACCGAATCGCGCATGGCGATCGCCATGGCCCGGGCCGGCGGCATGGGTGTGCTGCACCGCAATCTGTCGATCGAGGCGCAGGCCTCACAGGTGGAGACCGTCAAACGGTCCGAGGCCGGGATGGTCACCGATCCGGTGACGTGCTCGCCCACCAACACCCTCGCCGAGGTCGACGCGATGTGCGCGCGTTACCGCATCTCCGGTCTGCCCGTGGTCGATGCCGTCGGCGAGCTCGTGGGCATCATCACCAACCGCGATATGCGCTTCGAGGTCGACCAGGACCGTCCGGTCTCCGAGGTGATGACCAAGGCCCCGCTGATCACCGCTCAGGAGGGTGTGTCCGCAGAGGCCGCACTCGGCCTGCTGCGCCGCAACAAGGTGGAGAAGCTGCCGATCGTCGACGGCAACGGCAAACTCACCGGTCTGATCACCGTCAAGGACTTCGTCAAGACCGAACAGCACCCGCTGGCCACCAAGGATTCCGACGGCAGGCTCCTCGTGGGTGCGGCCGTGGGCACCGGCGGTCCGCAATGGGAACGGGCGATGGCGCTCGCCGACGCCGGTGCCGACGTGATCATCGTCGATACCGCACATGCCCACAACAGGCTCGTCCTGGACATGGTGGCCAAATTGAAGGCCGAGGTGGGCGACCGCGTCGACGTCGTCGGCGGCAACGTCGCCACCCGCGAGGCCGCCCAGGCGCTCATCGAGGCCGGTGCCGACGCGGTCAAGGTCGGTATCGGACCGGGCTCCATCTGCACCACCCGGGTGGTCGCCGGTGTCGGCGCCCCGCAGATCACCGCGATCCTCGAAGCGGTCACCGTCTGCCACAAGGCCGGCGTACCGGTGATCGCCGACGGCGGTTTGCAGTACTCGGGCGACATCGCCAAGGCACTCGCCGCCGGAGCCTCGACCGCGATGGTCGGGTCGCTGCTCGCGGGCACCGCCGAGTCGCCCGGAGAGCTGATCCTGGTCAACGGAAAGCAGTTCAAGAGCTATCGCGGCATGGGCTCGCTCGGCGCCATGCAGGGCCGCGGCCAGGGCAAGTCGTACTCCAAGGACCGCTACTTCCAGGACGATGTCCTCAAGGAGGAGAAGCTCGTCCCCGAGGGCATCGAGGGCCGCGTCCCGTTCCGCGGGCCGCTCAGCCAGGTCGTGCACCAGCTGGTCGGCGGTCTGCGTGCGGCGATGGGCTACACCGGCTCGGCCACCATCACCGACCTGCAGCAGGCGCGGTTCGTGCAGATCACCGCGGCCGGGCTCAAAGAGTCCCATCCGCACGACATCACCCTCACCACAGAGGCGCCCAACTACTATTCACGCTGACCGGTACGTGCCCGAACCCACCGACTCACAACGGGTGCGCCACACGGCGACCCGGGCACTTCCCTGTGAGCACTCGTCACCAGCAGAAAGGCGCAACGGTGCGTGACCTTGTCGATATCGGAATGGGCCGCACGGCCCGGCGGACCTACGAACTCGACGACATCAGTGTCGTCCCGTCCCGCCGCACCCGGTCGTCCAAAGATGTGTCCACCGCCTGGCAGATCGACGCCTACCGGTTCGACGCCCCGATCCTGAGCCATCCCACCGATGCGCTCGTCTCGCCGGAGTCGGCGATCGAACTCGGCCGTCTGGGCGCGCTCGGCGTCATCAACGGCGAGGGACTGTGGGCGCGGCACCGCGACGTCGAGAGCAAGATCGGCGAGCTGATCGACGTGGCCGCCACTGACCCCGATCCGCGGGCAGCGGTGCGCCGCCTGCAGGAACTGCACCGTGCGCCGCTCGACCCCGAACTGCTCGGGCAGGCTGTGGCACGGATCCGCGAGGCCGGGGTGACCACCTCGGTGCGGGTCAGTCCGCAACACGCTCCCGAACTGACCCCGGCTCTGCTGGCCGCCGGAGTCGAACTGCTGGTGGTGCACGGCACCATCATCTCCGCCGAGCACGTCACCCGGACCGACCGCGCAACCGGCGAGAGCGGACCCCCGCTCAACCTCAAGACGTTCATCGCCGACCTCGACATCCCGGTCATCGCCGGCGGTGTGCACGACCACCGCACCGCACTGCACCTGATGCGCACCGGTGCTGCCGGTGTCATCGTCGGTTACGGTTCGACCGCCGGATCCACCACCACCGGTGAGGTTCTCGGCATCGGCGTGCCGATGGCCACCGCCATCGCCGATGCCGCCGCGGCCCGCCGCGACTATCTCGACGAAACCGGCGGACGGTACGTACACGTCATCGCCGACGGCGACATCCACACTTCCGGCGACCTCATCAAGGCCATCGCCTGCGGTGCCGACGCCGCTGTGCTCGGCACCCCGCTGGCCACCGCCGCGCAGGCTCCGGGCCGGGGCTGGTACTGGCCGTCGGCGGCCGCGCACCCCGACACCCCGCGCGGTTCGCTGTTGCAGGTTGCCACCGACGACGAGCGCCCCGACCTGGCGCAGGTCCTCAGTGGTCCGTCCGACGATCCGTACGGCGAGCTGAACTTCGTCGGCGCGCTCCGGCGCGCGATGGCCAAGGCCGGCTACTGCGACCTCAAGGAGTTCCAGAAGGTGGGTCTGTCCGCCCGTGCCTGACCTTGCTGGTTGAGGTGTGCGGAGCGCCGGCGCAAGCTCGCACCTCAACCAGTGGTGGGGTTTCGAGGCTCGCAGGCTCGCGCCTCAACCAGCGGTGGGGTTTCGAGGCTCGTAATCTCGCGACACCATGAACCGGCGGCCTCAGTCGAGGCCGCGGGCGGTGAGGGTGTCGGCGAATCCTTCGGCGGTGCGCAGCGCGGCGATCACAATGGGCGCCACCAGAATCCGTGGACCCGGCCGCAGGCCACGGGCCTTGCGGGCCTCGTCCACCTCACGTACCACCTCCACCATCAGCGGGATCGCACGGATGGTCAGGGCCAGTGCCATCGCCAGATGGTCGACCGGGAAACCGAAGCGCCGCAGCGGATTCATCGCCCGGGTCAGGGCGTCGAGAGTGTCGGTGGTGCGCGTTGTCAGCGTCACCACCGTGGCCAGGGCCATCGACGTCACCAGCACCCCGCAGACGATCACGGCCCGCTCCCAGCCGGTGAAAATGGTCTGAAACACGAAGATCAGCAGCAACATCCACAGCATTGGGCGCAGCTGCCGCCAGGCGGTGAGTGGCCCGACCCGGGCCAGCGCGTATACCGCGGCCACACATCCGGCGGCCACCGCCAGCGCGGTCATCGACCGCACCGTCAGCGAGATCGCCAGAATCGCCACCGCCAGCGTGAGCAGCTTGATACCTGGTGGCAACCGGTGCAGAACGGTGCTGCCCGGGCGGTACACGCCGAGCACGCTCACGTGGTCATCCGGGCACGGTAAAAGGCCAGGGCCGCGGCCGGGGTGTCGTCGGCGGCCACGCGGCCGTCGTCGATGACGATGACGCGGTCGAAGTCGCCGACGAACTCCAGATCGTGCGAGACCACGATCAGCTGCTCATCGAGCCCGGCGAAGGTACGCCGCAGCAGGGCGGCGTTGCGCAGGTCGAGCAGCGTGGTCGGCTCGTCCGCGACAATCACCCGTGGCTCGGTCACCAGGATCGAGGCGAGTGCGAGGAGTTGCTTCTGGCCGCCCGACAACCGGTTGGCCGGGTGGTCCAGGTGAGCGCCGAGCCCGAACCGGGTGAGCACGTCGGTGGCCTTGCGCGCCCGCTCGTCCTTGCTCAGGGATGTGCGCCGCAATGACAGCTCGATGTCCTCGCGCACCGTCGGCATGATGATCTGCCGGTCGGGGTCGGAGAAGATGAACCCGACGTCGCGTCGCACCTGCCGCTTGTTCTTGGCCACGTCGAGCCCGTTGACGGTGACGGTGCCGGTATCCGGGAGCACCAGGGCGTTGAGCATCCGGGCGAGCGTGGACTTGCCACTACCGTTGGCGCCGACGATCCCGATCCGGCGCTCGCCCAGGGTCAGACTGACATCCCGGAGAACGGGGCGGCCGTCGTAGCCGTGCGAAACGTGGTCGAACGTGATCACGGCAGACCCGATCAAGCCCCGCGCAGTACGGTGGCCGGGCCCAGCGGCCGGATCAGTCCGGGCCAGCCGCGGTGCACCTGCGCGGCGACCAGCGCGGCCACCACAGCCTTACCGATGTCGCCGGCGATGAACGAGGTGTTGGCGCTGAGCGCGGCGTCGAACGTCATGCCCTTGATCACCATGCCGACGATGCCGCAGGTGTAGATCACCAGCAGGCCGCCGACGATGTTGAACACGATGCCCAGCCACCAGCGGTACCTGGGCATCATCAGCGCGGTCAGCAGCCCGATGATGAGCGCGGCGGGCAGGAATCCGATGAAGAAGCCGCCGGTCACCGACGTGAGCGAGGTCCAGCCGTTGCGTCCGCCGGCCAGGATCGGCAGGCCGACGAGCGCCAGCACCGCGAAGATCGCCACCGCCAGGGTGCCCTTCTTGGGGCCCAGGACCGCACCCGCGAGCATCACGCCGAGCGATTGCAGGGTGATGGGCACACCGCTGGAAAGGTTGATGGTGCCGGGCAGGCCGAGCGCCGCGATCAGCGCGGCGAAAACGGCGGACTGCGTGAGGTCGGTGACGGTGAGGAAGGGAGCCCGTGCGGGGACGCTGGTTGTTTCATCCATGACGATCTCGGAGTATCCCACGCCGCAGGACACCTGGAAACGTGATGTCTGCCTCGGAGCCGGGGGCGGACCCGTAGCCCGCGCCACGCGGCGCGGCCGGCGATTTCCCGCGATGTCGGGCACGCTTATAGACTTGCGCGGGTGACCGGCTCATCCGATACCACCGATACCCGTCCCGTCCTGGTCGTCGACTTCGGTGCCCAGTACGCGCAGCTCATCGCCCGGCGGGTGCGTGAGGCGCGTATCTACTCCGAGGTCATCGCCCACGATGCGTCACCGGCCGAGTTCGAGGCCAAGAACCCGGCGGCCATCGTGCTCTCGGGCGGGCCCGCGTCGGTGTACGCCGATGACGCCCCCGGCCTCGACCCGGCGGTCCTGGACCTGGGTGTACCGGTGTTCGGCATCTGCTACGGCTTTCAATCGATGGCCACAGCACTCGGCGGTACCGTCGCCAACACCGGCGGCCGCGAGTTCGGGCGCACGCCGTTCGCCCCGGCCGGCGGCGTACTGCACGCGGGCCTCGACGGTGAGCAGCCGGTGTGGATGAGCCACAACGATGCCGTGCAGGAGGCGCCCGAGGGCTTCACGGTCACCGGCTCGACTCCCGGCGCACCGGTCGCATCGTTCGAGAACATCGAGCGCCGGATGGCCGGGGTGCAGTACCACCCCGAGGTGTTGCACACGCCGCACGGCCAGCAGGTGCTGACCCGATTCCTGTACGAGATCGCGGGTCTGCAACCCACCTGGACCGCCGCGAACATCGCCGAGAGTCTCATCGAGGACGTACGTGCGCAGGTGGGCGATGGGCTGGCGATCTGCGGCCTGTCCGGTGGGGTCGACTCGGCGGTGGCGGCCGCGCTCGTGCAGCGGGCCATCGGCGACAAGCTGACCTGTGTGTTCGTCGACCACGGGCTGTTGCGTGAAGGTGAGCGCGAGCAGGTGCAGCAGGACTTCGTCGCCGCCACCGGCGCGCGTCTGGTGACCGTTGACGCCGAGGCAACCTTTCTCGGTGAACTGGCCGGGGTCAGCGACCCGGAGGCCAAACGCAAGATCATCGGCCGCGAGTTCATCCGCTCCTTCGAGGGTGCGGTCACCGAGGTGCTCGGTGACCGCGCCGCACAGGGCGAGAAGGTCGACTTCCTGGTGCAGGGCACCCTGTACCCGGATGTCGTCGAATCCGGCGGCGGCAGCGGCACCGCCAACATCAAGAGCCACCACAATGTGGGCGGCCTGCCCGACGATCTCGAATTCAGCCTTGTCGAGCCGCTGCGCCTACTGTTCAAGGACGAGGTGCGCGCGGTGGGACGCGAGCTCGGCCTGCCCGAGGAGATCGTTGCGCGCCAACCGTTCCCGGGTCCGGGCCTGGCGATCCGCATCGTCGGCGAGGTGACCGCCGAACGGCTCGCGATCCTGCGTCGCGCCGACGCCATCGCCCGCGAAGAACTCACCCGCGCCGGCCTCGACGGCCAGATCTGGCAGTGCCCGGTCGTGCTCCTGGCCGACGTGCGCAGCGTCGGTGTGCAGGGCGACGGCCGTACCTACGGCCACCCGATCGTGCTGCGGCCGGTCTCGAGCGAGGACGCCATGACCGCCGACTGGACGCGCGTGCCCTACGACGTCCTCGAAACCATCTCCACCCGCATCACCAATGAGGTCCCCGACGTCAACCGGGTCGTTCTCGACGTCACCAGCAAGCCGCCGGGCACCATCGAGTGGGAGTGACAACACGGCGGCGGTGATCACCGTCCCGGTGTCCGGAACGTGGCCGCACCCCGGTGTTCCGTCGTCGCTAGCGTCGGGTGAACTTTCCAGTTCCACCTGACGCGGCGGGAGACCCGAGTTGAGTGCACCGACGATGCCCACGAGCGTTGATGAGATCACGCCCGAGTGGATGTCGGGGATACTCGCCGACATCCATCCCGGGGCGATCGTCGACGAGGTGTCGGTGGTGTTGCGCGACGACGGCACAAACCGGCGGGCCCGGCTGGCGCTCACATATCGTGCCGGCACGGGTCCGGCAACGGTTTTCGTCAAATCGGTGGACCCCGATCATCGGGTGCTGCTGACGATGACCAGCGGACTGTTCCACGAACCGCGACTGTTCGCGGCCGACGTGCCGCTGCCGGTGGATCATCCGGCCGTGTACTCGGCGCTGTTCGACGAGGTCGGTGAGGACTTCCTGCTCGTCATGGAGGACATCGTCGCACGCGGCGCCGACCCACGAAACTCCTTGCGGCCGTTGACCCCCGGCCAGGCGGCCGCCGGGGTACGGGCGCTGGGCCGGCTGCACAGCCGGTATTGGGGTGCGCGCCTTGATGTTCCGGAGCTGTCCTGGCTCGAACCGTTCGTCGCGTTCGACGGCCTGCAATACGCGCCGCTGCCGTCGGCGCTGGAGAAGCTGGACGACACGACTCCGCGGTCGGTGCTGTCGATGACCATCGGGCAACTCGTCGACGAGGTGTGGAAACCGTACATCGGCACCCTCACCACCACGACCCAGACGCTGCTGCACGGTGACGCGCACATCGGCAACACCTACGTCACCCCCGAGGGCGACGTGGGTCTGCTCGACTGGCAGATGGTGCGTCGCGGTAACTGGTCACTCGACGTCGGATACTTTCTGCAGGGATCGATCACCGTCGAGGACCGTCGCACCCACGAACGCGCACTACTCGTCGAATACCGCTCCGCCCTGGAGCTTCCGGCGTCCGAACTGCCATCGGACGACGAGATCTGGCTGCGGTACCGGGCATCGGTGGCCCACGGTCTGGCCACCTGGCTGGCCACGGCGAGTGCCGACGGCGGCCTGTGGCAGCGCCCGGAGATCGCGCTCGCGCTGGCCCAGCGATACGCCGTCGCCTACGGCGACCTCAACACCGCCGGTGCGATCGCCGACATCTCCGACTGATTCCCGCTATGGCCCACCAGGTTTCGAGGCTCATCGCCTAGCGGCTCTTCGCACCTCAACCAGCGGCGGGGTGGTGTTGTCGTGCGGCTGTTCGTGCTTCAATCGGCGGTGGGGTGGTGTTTCGGGTCTCGGGCGCGGCGACGGCGGCGCAGTCGGGTGGCGAGGTTGGC contains:
- a CDS encoding energy-coupling factor ABC transporter ATP-binding protein produces the protein MITFDHVSHGYDGRPVLRDVSLTLGERRIGIVGANGSGKSTLARMLNALVLPDTGTVTVNGLDVAKNKRQVRRDVGFIFSDPDRQIIMPTVREDIELSLRRTSLSKDERARKATDVLTRFGLGAHLDHPANRLSGGQKQLLALASILVTEPRVIVADEPTTLLDLRNAALLRRTFAGLDEQLIVVSHDLEFVGDFDRVIVIDDGRVAADDTPAAALAFYRARMTT
- a CDS encoding phosphotransferase produces the protein MPTSVDEITPEWMSGILADIHPGAIVDEVSVVLRDDGTNRRARLALTYRAGTGPATVFVKSVDPDHRVLLTMTSGLFHEPRLFAADVPLPVDHPAVYSALFDEVGEDFLLVMEDIVARGADPRNSLRPLTPGQAAAGVRALGRLHSRYWGARLDVPELSWLEPFVAFDGLQYAPLPSALEKLDDTTPRSVLSMTIGQLVDEVWKPYIGTLTTTTQTLLHGDAHIGNTYVTPEGDVGLLDWQMVRRGNWSLDVGYFLQGSITVEDRRTHERALLVEYRSALELPASELPSDDEIWLRYRASVAHGLATWLATASADGGLWQRPEIALALAQRYAVAYGDLNTAGAIADISD
- a CDS encoding energy-coupling factor transporter transmembrane component T family protein translates to MSVLGVYRPGSTVLHRLPPGIKLLTLAVAILAISLTVRSMTALAVAAGCVAAVYALARVGPLTAWRQLRPMLWMLLLIFVFQTIFTGWERAVIVCGVLVTSMALATVVTLTTRTTDTLDALTRAMNPLRRFGFPVDHLAMALALTIRAIPLMVEVVREVDEARKARGLRPGPRILVAPIVIAALRTAEGFADTLTARGLD
- the guaA gene encoding glutamine-hydrolyzing GMP synthase, which produces MTGSSDTTDTRPVLVVDFGAQYAQLIARRVREARIYSEVIAHDASPAEFEAKNPAAIVLSGGPASVYADDAPGLDPAVLDLGVPVFGICYGFQSMATALGGTVANTGGREFGRTPFAPAGGVLHAGLDGEQPVWMSHNDAVQEAPEGFTVTGSTPGAPVASFENIERRMAGVQYHPEVLHTPHGQQVLTRFLYEIAGLQPTWTAANIAESLIEDVRAQVGDGLAICGLSGGVDSAVAAALVQRAIGDKLTCVFVDHGLLREGEREQVQQDFVAATGARLVTVDAEATFLGELAGVSDPEAKRKIIGREFIRSFEGAVTEVLGDRAAQGEKVDFLVQGTLYPDVVESGGGSGTANIKSHHNVGGLPDDLEFSLVEPLRLLFKDEVRAVGRELGLPEEIVARQPFPGPGLAIRIVGEVTAERLAILRRADAIAREELTRAGLDGQIWQCPVVLLADVRSVGVQGDGRTYGHPIVLRPVSSEDAMTADWTRVPYDVLETISTRITNEVPDVNRVVLDVTSKPPGTIEWE
- a CDS encoding GuaB3 family IMP dehydrogenase-related protein, which produces MRDLVDIGMGRTARRTYELDDISVVPSRRTRSSKDVSTAWQIDAYRFDAPILSHPTDALVSPESAIELGRLGALGVINGEGLWARHRDVESKIGELIDVAATDPDPRAAVRRLQELHRAPLDPELLGQAVARIREAGVTTSVRVSPQHAPELTPALLAAGVELLVVHGTIISAEHVTRTDRATGESGPPLNLKTFIADLDIPVIAGGVHDHRTALHLMRTGAAGVIVGYGSTAGSTTTGEVLGIGVPMATAIADAAAARRDYLDETGGRYVHVIADGDIHTSGDLIKAIACGADAAVLGTPLATAAQAPGRGWYWPSAAAHPDTPRGSLLQVATDDERPDLAQVLSGPSDDPYGELNFVGALRRAMAKAGYCDLKEFQKVGLSARA
- the guaB gene encoding IMP dehydrogenase, producing MTHVHTGGDDPGKVAMLGLTFDDVLLLPSASDVIPSDVDTSSRVTRNITLRVPLVSSAMDTVTESRMAIAMARAGGMGVLHRNLSIEAQASQVETVKRSEAGMVTDPVTCSPTNTLAEVDAMCARYRISGLPVVDAVGELVGIITNRDMRFEVDQDRPVSEVMTKAPLITAQEGVSAEAALGLLRRNKVEKLPIVDGNGKLTGLITVKDFVKTEQHPLATKDSDGRLLVGAAVGTGGPQWERAMALADAGADVIIVDTAHAHNRLVLDMVAKLKAEVGDRVDVVGGNVATREAAQALIEAGADAVKVGIGPGSICTTRVVAGVGAPQITAILEAVTVCHKAGVPVIADGGLQYSGDIAKALAAGASTAMVGSLLAGTAESPGELILVNGKQFKSYRGMGSLGAMQGRGQGKSYSKDRYFQDDVLKEEKLVPEGIEGRVPFRGPLSQVVHQLVGGLRAAMGYTGSATITDLQQARFVQITAAGLKESHPHDITLTTEAPNYYSR
- a CDS encoding biotin transporter BioY; its protein translation is MDETTSVPARAPFLTVTDLTQSAVFAALIAALGLPGTINLSSGVPITLQSLGVMLAGAVLGPKKGTLAVAIFAVLALVGLPILAGGRNGWTSLTSVTGGFFIGFLPAALIIGLLTALMMPRYRWWLGIVFNIVGGLLVIYTCGIVGMVIKGMTFDAALSANTSFIAGDIGKAVVAALVAAQVHRGWPGLIRPLGPATVLRGA
- a CDS encoding DUF5319 domain-containing protein, whose protein sequence is MRDHLPPGLPPDPFAGDPSDPSAALDAIEPGIPLDESERMAVEEDLADLAVYEALLAQRGVRGLVVMCEDCREDHYHDWEMLRANLLQLLVDGTVRPHEPAVDPRPDDYVTWDYCRGYTDAHGHFITGTDH